The Cervus elaphus chromosome 20, mCerEla1.1, whole genome shotgun sequence genomic interval TAGGttcaacagtctttttttttgcgCCAGCAGCATCTGGAGCAGACATGCTGTGAAACACTCCCAAGCCACAGAGTCCTGGGGCCACAACCCTGGGTCTCTTCCTCTGTGCAGCCACCACACCCAGCAAAGATGGGGCCTGGCCCTGGAGGAGCTAGTGAGGGATGGTgttggttaattttctgtctaTAGCTAGGCCGCGGTATCCACAGTTTAGCCAAACACCAGTCCAGATggtgctgtgaaggtatttttcagATGTGACTGACACTTAAATCAGTATGTCTGAAAGTAAAGCAGATGACCCTCCCCCAAAtagtgtgggtgggcctcatgcAATCAGTTAAAGGTCTCAAGAGACAAAGACTAGGATCCCATGAGGGAAAGGAATTCTGCCTTCAGAACAGTCTTTGGACTCAAGCTTCAACATCAACTCTCCCTGGGGCTCCAGCCTGCTGGCCTGTCCTGCAGCTATCAGACTTGTCAGCCCCCACAACTGTAGAGCCAGTTCTGTATAATGAATCTTTCTCTGTGTACACATATgcacatcctattggttctgtttctctggagaactctaatACAGGGACCATATGGTCTGTCACCAATTACTCCACTCTGTCACTGCAGTAAGAATATGTAAACCAATGGctatgactgtgttccaataaaactttactcaTAAAACCAGGTAGTGGGCTGGATTAGAACCAAGGGGTTTGCTAACCTCTTGTCTCCTGACAAACAGGTATAGTACCTAGCATGGAGAAGGCACTGTGAGTAAtaaagtatcatttaaaaaaatctgtagaaTGAAAGTGAGCAAATAAGCAAATGCATCATGGAGACAGAAATACACTCACTGGCTCTGAGGCTGGCAGTGTGATGTGGGAGTGGAGGCACTGAAGACAGGAATTTTTCCACTGTCTTTGATGCCCATGGTGTTGACGGTCATCTGACAAGGGTATCTGGCCTGAAGATATATCACCCAGCATCTCAGGGAATTGtccaagggaagaaaagaaaagctgtggGGAATAGATTATGCCCTATTCCTACCAACCTGTCTCGGGGGACACTTTAGCCCTGACAGGCGACATCTGACAACTCCCAGGAACTAGCTGGAGGCAGCAGTACAAAAACTAGGATTTATTTACCAGAAGAAAATGTCCAGGAGTCACACAGGTGGGCCCAGGAGAAGCCCTGGCGGCAGAGGCCTGGAAAGGCCACGCCCAGCTGTCCACAGTGGGGAGGGCGGCCCTGAGTCCAAGGCCACACCTGAGGAAGGCCGGAGGTGGCGCAGGCTGTGCCTGCAGAGGAGCTGCCCCACGCTGACCCCGAGGAAGGGCCAGGACACGAAGCCCCGCTCGCTGCAAACAGGACACCTTGGGCGCCGGATCCCCGGTTTGACAGCTCCCCTCTCACACGTACTCCCCACAGTCGGAGATGATCACCTTCTGCTTGGGCTTCCCGTCCTTGCTGCCCTGGGCCTTTGCGGACcgaaaagaagaggaggaatcaggggagggagggtggagagtAAGGGTGGCTCAGGGGTACCCGCCCCtctgcccatcccacccccaccccccaacagcAGCTTGTTGTGGTCTCTCTCTCTAGGTCCCCGATTCAGCTCTCCCACATTCACGGCTGTGCCCCAGGGGCCCCGGCAGCCACCTACCTCAATCTGCCGCAAGACATCCAGGCCATCCGTGATCTCCCCAAACACTACATGCTTGCCGTCCAGCCAATCTGTCTTGTCACATGTCAGGAAGAACTGGGAGCCGTTGGTGTTTGGGCCAGAGTTGGCCATGGAGAGCAGGCCTGGGGGAGAGAAGCGCCCGTCAGCTCCCCCGACCCTGCTGGTGGTCCTGGGCATGGAGGGGGGAGTGCAGATGCTGCCTCTGCACCTGCAGACGGGAGGGCGAATGGGACgaggaccaggagctgactatgtgCCGGGTGGAGAAGAGTGGCTTCAGTGGACCAGTGGCGCTGGAAGTCAGACTAGAGGGGGACAGAGAGAACCAATGACAGGGAGTCTAGACAACTTTTTCAAGAAGTTTTGGTGAAAAAGGGGACCAGAGGCGTGGGTGATAGCTGAGGGGGGACATGAGTCAAAGATCGACACTGTGTGCTTTTGTGCTGATGGGCTGATCGAGCAGAGCAGGGGACAGGCATTACACGAGGCAGTGGCGGGGCGCAAGTGCAGAACCAGGTTCCGAAGGGCGCGGGGTAGGGAGGGTCTGGGTCGCAAGCAGAGGGGAGGTGGCTCAGCCCCTGTACTTGGCGGGGAAGTCGGTGCAGGCAGGTGTGGACAGATGCAGGAGGCCAAGCATCAGTGGGGGCAAAGGGTGAAGTGGAGGTTTTAGGAGTGAAGGAGGCAACTGTCGTCTCTGACCAAGACTGAGCATGAACTAGGGAGCTCTGTCCAGTGCGGCTGCCGAGGGCCCCCTAAAGAACTGCAGTCTTAAATATCAGTAcagttctgtatttttttctagcTGCTGGGGAACCAACCACTGAAATTTTTTACTAGAGAGTCTgacagagagaggcaggcagaggggtTGAGGGAAGAAGAGCGGGCTTACAATGGCTGACCACAAAATTTACGCTACGCCCACagctgtggacacagtgggggacgGGCAGCACTCAGACGGAAACAAGCTCGCTCCGCTCCAGCCAGGCCGAAGGCCTCTCCTTtgttccctgggtctggaggagaCCAGAACCACAGCCTGTCACCCACGCGTGCGCAGTCATCCTGCCCCAGCCCGGCCCACCGACCATCATCCACCAATCAGATCCCACCTGGTCCCGTGTGTTTGAGGATAAAGTTTTCATCGTCAAACTTCTTCCCGTAGATGGACTTGCCCCCGGTGCCGTTGTGGTTAGTGAAATCACCGCCCTGGCACATGAACTGGGGGATGATGCGGTGGAAGCTGCTGCCCTTGAAGCCAAAGCCCTTCTCATGGGTGCACAGGCAGCGGAAATTCTCTAGGGCCAAGAAAGGAAAAGGCGCCTGAGTCAAAAAACAAACCAAtggggggacttccttggtgatccaatggttaagattccatgcttccaaggAAGGagtacaggttcagtccctggttggggaactaagatcccacatgcctcgggggcatggtcaaaaaaaccccaaacaacgaGATCTCTAACTAGACTCTGAAAAACTATGTTATATTTGTTTAatgttcatattttcatttcaaaatacgACATGTTCATTATAAACCTTTGAGATACTGACTATCTTGAAGGATTAGAAGGGATTCTAGTTAAAGAAGGCATGAAAACATGCATTATCCACCCTAAACTGGTggtaaagcaatttttaaaaagaaagaccaaacAGGATCTTAGAGAAAAAGACAGGTCAAGTCTTTGTGACTTTGCACTTGGCAATGTCTTAACTGCAACACTGAAAGTATAAGTAACAAAAAATTGGCAAAtgagacttcatcaaaatgaaaaacttttggaCATCAAAGGACAGACActctcaacaaaatgaaaaggcaacttagggaatggaagaaaatatttgcaaatcatatctcTTAAGTGTTTAACATCCAGAATATAAAATGAACTCCtacaaatcaacaacaaaaaaccaacctAGTAAGTAAATATGCAAAAGACTTGCACAGACATTTCctcaaagaagataaacaaatggccCCTACCCCtaagcacgtgaaaagatgcttcacatcattagtcattgctgttgctgctaagtcgtttcagtcgtgtccgactctgtgcgaccccacagacggcagcccaccaggatccgcCGACccggggattctacaggcaagtacactggagtgggttgccatttccttctccagtgcatgaaa includes:
- the PPIE gene encoding peptidyl-prolyl cis-trans isomerase E isoform X2, whose amino-acid sequence is MNESELFGRTIRVNLAKPMRIKEGSSRPVWSDDDWLKKFSGKTLEENKEEEGSEPPKVETREGEPAVKKARSNPQVYMDIKIGNKPAGRIQMLLRSDVVPMTAENFRCLCTHEKGFGFKGSSFHRIIPQFMCQGGDFTNHNGTGGKSIYGKKFDDENFILKHTGPGLLSMANSGPNTNGSQFFLTCDKTDWLDGKHVVFGEITDGLDVLRQIEAQGSKDGKPKQKVIISDCGEYV